A part of Limihaloglobus sulfuriphilus genomic DNA contains:
- a CDS encoding sensor histidine kinase, which yields MDIQDKFNLRKFFQPDTIASKCRLRFGFTIILVLILALLFPYLWMGKLAQKSVIDSGFSAVETVLKNHMKSRSSFELDTEPFILEETGDKYKSQYSPVNIRWRRFELENQPESETVFSKKELKTITEIREEDKQPFRVWGEGSGALATKKYVHLIKSESRCLQCHSEQGAAPPFQNNQPIGAFVITKLVGHTDRARLVNIICILMAGLLAGSGAIIALYVTVQKVILSPLRQLRALANNLAEGNLDTRTSIKTNDEYERLSNAINHMLDGLQSSQEKLRNANRQLDEKILELSERNVELFKANKLKGEFLANMSHEFRTPLNSIMGFADIIRERPDAQKEKIQRYADNIGKSGRNLLSMINDLLEMAKVEAGKVEIKIHEVNIPEICSSLVNFFLPMTTKKSIYVDIDLDPEIPIIRTDPDKLQQILYNFMSNAVKFVPESGKVSVIGRLLNEKTVRLSIADNGPGISKNNLDKIFDKFRQLDGSITRTGTGTGLGLAISKELSVLLGAEIKVESVLNQGAVFSLDLPVLGPDAKMPETAKDNQQ from the coding sequence ATGGATATTCAGGATAAGTTTAACCTGCGGAAATTTTTCCAGCCGGATACTATTGCCTCAAAGTGCCGTCTGCGTTTTGGGTTTACGATTATACTTGTATTGATTCTGGCGCTGCTGTTTCCTTATTTATGGATGGGTAAACTTGCCCAGAAAAGCGTTATAGATTCGGGGTTTTCCGCTGTTGAAACTGTTCTTAAGAATCACATGAAAAGCCGAAGTTCGTTTGAGCTTGATACAGAACCTTTTATTCTTGAAGAAACTGGGGACAAGTACAAATCGCAGTACAGCCCCGTTAATATTCGCTGGCGAAGGTTTGAGCTGGAGAATCAGCCGGAGAGTGAGACTGTCTTTTCAAAAAAAGAGCTCAAAACGATTACGGAAATCCGTGAAGAAGATAAGCAGCCTTTTCGTGTATGGGGTGAAGGCAGCGGCGCTCTTGCCACAAAAAAATACGTGCACCTTATAAAGAGTGAAAGCAGGTGCCTACAGTGTCATTCGGAACAGGGAGCTGCGCCGCCGTTTCAGAATAATCAGCCTATTGGTGCATTCGTAATAACAAAACTTGTCGGCCATACAGACAGGGCCAGGCTTGTTAATATTATATGCATACTAATGGCAGGCCTTCTCGCCGGTTCAGGAGCCATTATAGCCCTCTACGTAACTGTTCAGAAGGTTATATTGAGTCCGCTTCGTCAGTTAAGGGCCCTTGCCAACAATCTGGCCGAGGGAAATCTCGACACCAGGACATCTATTAAGACCAATGACGAATACGAACGGCTTTCGAACGCGATTAACCACATGCTTGACGGTTTACAGAGTTCGCAGGAAAAACTCAGAAACGCAAACCGCCAGCTTGATGAAAAAATACTCGAGCTTTCAGAACGCAACGTTGAGCTTTTCAAGGCAAACAAACTTAAGGGTGAGTTTCTTGCAAATATGAGTCATGAGTTCCGCACGCCGCTCAATTCAATTATGGGTTTTGCGGATATAATTCGGGAAAGACCCGATGCCCAAAAAGAAAAAATACAGAGATATGCTGACAACATAGGCAAGAGCGGCAGAAATCTTCTGTCCATGATCAATGACCTGCTTGAAATGGCAAAGGTCGAAGCCGGCAAGGTGGAGATAAAAATCCACGAGGTAAACATCCCCGAGATATGTTCATCGCTGGTGAACTTTTTTCTGCCTATGACAACGAAGAAAAGCATATATGTAGATATTGATCTTGACCCTGAAATACCGATAATCAGAACAGATCCGGATAAGCTCCAGCAAATACTCTATAATTTCATGAGCAATGCGGTTAAATTTGTTCCAGAATCCGGCAAGGTATCTGTAATAGGCAGGCTGCTTAATGAGAAAACCGTAAGGCTCTCTATCGCAGATAACGGGCCGGGCATATCGAAAAATAATCTGGACAAAATTTTTGACAAATTTCGCCAGCTCGACGGCTCAATAACACGAACCGGCACAGGAACCGGCCTGGGGCTGGCTATCTCAAAAGAGCTTTCGGTACTGCTTGGGGCTGAAATAAAAGTAGAAAGCGTTTTAAATCAAGGGGCTGTTTTTTCTCTTGACCTGCCGGTTCTCGGCCCCGATGCCAAAATGCCTGAAACCGCCAAAGACAATCAGCAGTAA